ATAACAGGAGTTATTGTACTGGTCATTGTCTCCTGGGTATTGATACGTTATTCGGTCAAATTGCCTATATCTACATTCTTTTCAATTACCACTTATTTATTACTGGCGTTGTCATTTATTTTGACTGGGAAAGCAATAATGGCTTTACAAGAAGCTGCAGTGATTGGAATATCCCCTCTGCCTGTTACTTTTGAAATTGATTGGGTCGGTATAAAGTCAACCTGGCAAGGTGTTTTGGCTCAATCCAGTGTCCTGTTGTTGTTTATTATATTTATGCTAACTTCAAGAGGTAAAAAACTAAAACAATTAGCTAAAGATTGACTGCAGATTATCATTTCGAATATTTTTCATAATGGTTTAAAAGAGGTGATTTAATGGAAACCAAAGACAAAAATTATATAAAAGCATTAAGGTTTAATTGGTTAACAAAGTACTACGATCAAATTGTATCTTTAACTACCAGAGAATCTTTTTTTAAGAAAAAATTAATAAAACAATCTGTTTTGAGTGACGGTGATATTGTTTTAGATATCGGTTCTGGAACTGGCACATTAGCTATTTTGATTAAAAAAGATAATCCAGAAACGCAAGTGTTTGGTGTTGATGGTGATGAAAACATTCTCTCAATAGCCAGAAAAAAAGCAAAAGATAAGGAGGTTCAAATTACTTTCAAGAGAGGGTTGTCATTTGATTTGCCATTTTCAGAGAATCATTTTGACTGTTGTTTCTCGAGCCTTTTCTTTCATCATTTATCTGATGAAAACAAATTGAAATCATTTCAAGAAATCCATCGAGTATTAAAAAATGATGGGAAACTCCATGTTGCTGATTGGGGTAAGCCATCAAATTTTTTAATGCGCTTACTATTTTTCCCAATACAAGTTTTAGATGGATTTAAAACAACAAGTAGCAATGTTCAAGGTATCTTGCCTCTTTTAATGGAACAATCAGGTTTTATTGAAGTAAAGATTGAAAAGGAGATTTCAACTATGTTTGGCACAATGACATTATACAGTGCAAGTAAGAAAGGGTAGTCAAGTATGAATCACTCAGAAACTTTCAATCTTGAAAGTTGGCAACATAGCCATGATTTTTCTCATAATAACTTAAAGGGAGAGAAGCGAATTAGGTATGTGCTCACCCTAACAACGGCAACGATATTGGTTCAGATTTTAGCTGGCGTGCTGGTGATGTTGACAGGTTCAGCCATTCCGGATTTAGTCATTGGTTTAGTCATCGTTGCTTTTATATAAAGGGCACCAGGCGAATCTTACAATTAAAATCATGAAAAAAATTAAAACAACACGACCCTTTAGGAGTAGGATATTCATAGTTTTGACCATTCTAGTTGCTTCTTATTCAGCTGCTGAAAATGTAGAAACTGCTCTTGGAAGCCCAGATGCACCAGTTACAATAATTGAGTATGGTTCTTTAACCTGTGGTTATTGCATAAAATTTCACAAGGAAGTGATGCCACTTATAAAATCTCGTCATATCGATTCAGGACATGTTCGTTTTATCTTTCGGGACTTTCCAACCAGCAAGAAAGCAATTCGTGGAGCAGTTGCGGCTCGCTGTGCAGGTGATCAATACTATGAAATATTAGAACTCCTTTTTGAAAATGTGGGAAGTTGGTTTAGAGCAAGTAAGCCAGATTCAGAAATGATTGAGTTGGCCATTACTATTGGGCTTGATGATGAGCGGTTTAAAGCTTGCTTAAGTGACCCCAAAAACACTGAAGCTGTTAAAGAAGCACAGAGGCAGTCAACAGAAGAATATGGTGTAATTGCTACCCCAACTTTTCTTATTAATAACAATGTTGTAAACGGCTTTCAAGATATAAATCAGATGGAAATGATCATTGAGCATACATTGGAAATAACTCGTAAAAACAACAGTGATAATAATGAAACTCCATGATTTAAAGTTAAATAATGATTTATGCAATGAAATGCACCGTGAATACTGGTATGTCGATTCTTTTTCTGCTGGTAAAGCAGATTGAATTTATAGGTACCAGTCGAATTTTAAAAACAAGTCCTGAAGCATGAACTGTAACTAACTTGAACAAACTGATAGAATATAGGTCTTAAATGAAAATGACACATAGACACTTTAATTTAATGCGTTACAAACCACTCATTATTCTGCTTGTAATGGCTGTATCTTTTCAGTCCATTGCTGCTGTGTCTGATGTTCACCAATCACACCAATCAGGTGCTGAGCATCTAGAATTTGAACATGAGCATGAAGGTGATGCCAATTTAACGCCTATAGATGAACTGAGTTCATTTGATTGTCACCATTGTTGTCATTGTCACGGTGGCCATGTCTCATCCATGCTTCCACCATCTTTTAGCTTGGCATATTTAGAATTAAACCAAGCCATTTATATTTCAGAACATTCATTTACAAGTAATCTCGCATCCAGGCTTCTTCGGCCGCCCAAAGCCTAAATCTTATTGAAATCACAATTTGGATTGCAGCCACTATGTGGGCATGTATTTCAAATGCATATTAATTTTTAGATTTAGGAAATTTATCATGACGTACTTTAATAAGAACATGCCACCTGGCGTGTTTAAATGGCGTGGAGCCAATAAATGGTTGTTGATGGTGTTATTAATATCATCAAACCAACTGACTGCCAAAGATATCAACTTGGCAACAGCCATCAATTTGATGTTGGAGCAGAATCCATCACTTCAGATATTTGAGTTGAGAAAGCGCTCACTTGAAGGAGCACAATACACAGCTGACTTGAACCCAGAAATAGAAATGGGTTTAGAGGCCGAGAACTTTTTAGGAAGCAATCCGTACACAGCTTTTGATCAAAGTGAATTGACAGTCTCAGTTTCATCAATTATTGAACTGGGCGGAAAGAAAGGTGCCCGAAAAAACTTTGTATCAACAAAGTATGGCATTCTTGATGCGCAAAGGGGAATTAAATCATTGGATCTCATTTCTGAGTTAACCAGTTCTTTTATTGGTGCATTGGCCACACAGGAGAGGATAAAACTTGCTGAAGATTCAGTGCGATTAAGCGAGGATATCTACGAGTCTGTCAAGCGCAAAGCCGATGCAGGAGCCATCAGCGATGTTGAGGTCAAACGATCATTTGCCTCACTTAAACAAGCACAGTTAACCCTTAAAGCTGAACAAAGCAAACTTGAACGACAAAGTGTCAACTTGAGTTTATATTGGTCTGAAAAGCAACCTCGGTTCAGTCAATTATCTGGTGAGCTGTTTGATTTCGGAAAGGTTAAAGACATTGATGTGCTCTTTAAAAACCTTGAGAAATCGAATTTAATCCAAGTTCTGACAATGAACCAGCGATTGGCAGAGTCTAGGTTGGCAGTAGTTCAGGCTGAATCCAAAGCAGATGTTAATTGGTCTTTGGGTGTTCGCAGGTTTGAAGAAAGCAATGATGCAGCGCTGACAGCTGGATTCAGTATTCCGCTTTTCAAAAGAAAAAGAAATAAAGGTGAGTTGATGGAAGTTGAGGCTGAAATTGATGCATCCCGTTCTGAACAACGAATTGCTTTGCTTGAATTGTATGGCCAGGTCAATGAATTTTATTCATTGAGGCAAGCTGCCATCGAAAAATTCAACGCCCTTGAAAATGAAATCATTCCAGCATTAGCACATGCACTTGAGTTAACTAAAGAGGCATACTTTGATGGTAGATATGGTTATCTCGAGTATTCAGCTGCCAGAGCTGACTTAATCCAATCTAAAAAGTCATTGATTGATACTGCCCAAAGTATCTTGAATTACGGTGTTCAACTGGAGCAAATCACAGCTGAGCCCATTTACACCGAAACCCAACAAATCCAAGGAGGTGACTCATGATGTCAATTCTTTTTAAATCATCCATCGTTATTGTATTTTTATCCTTTTCTCTAATGACTCATGCATCCGGTGATCTTGATGATCATGAAGAGCAGCAAATGGTGATGATAGATGATCATATCGCAGAAAAATCAATGATAGAAATTGCCATTGCCTCATCTGGCATCATCAACGAACAACTTAAAGTATATGGGAAAACCGTTAATGACCCAAGTCAAGTCAGTCACATCAGAGCCAGATTCCCAGGAACAGTGGTTGATGTTAATGTTCAAATTGGTGATGCGGTAAAAGTAGGTGAAACCCTGGCCTTTGTAGAATCAAACGAGAGCCTTAAAAAATACCCAATCAAAGCACTGATGCCCGGTGTCGTGGTTGCCAGGCATGCCAACCCGGGAGAAATGGCGCTTGATCAAGTGCTCTTCACCTTAGCTAATTTTGAAAAAATCTGGGTTGAATTACAAGTATTCCCAGGCCAACTAAATCAAATCATCAGTGGCCAAGAGGTTTTAGTATCCGGATCCGATCAAACCATTAGTTCGACTATTAGGCACATCATTCCCTCACAGGATGAAAAGCCATATTCCACAGCCAGGGTGCTGATTGATAACCAATCACGCGATTGGACTACCGGTCTTTTGGTTTCGGGACAAGTGAGTGTCAGATCCACACAAGCAGACATAGTCGTACCATCCAAAGCCATACAAGACATTGATGATGAATCTGTGGTTTTTGTTAAAACTGGCAATACATATACAGCTCATGTGGTCGAGACTGGTCGAACCGATGGAAAGTTCACTGAAATTCTCTCAGGCCTTCACTTAGGTGATGTTTATGTCTCTGAAAACAGTTATCTGATTAAGGCTGATTTAGAAAAATCTGGCGCATCGCACGATCACTGAAGGAGAATAAAATGATTGAATCAATTATTAAAGCCTCTATAAATAGGCGTTGGCTTGTTATGGCTGGTGTTTTGCTTTTGATAGGTGCGGGTTTATGGAATTATCAAAAACTGCCGATTGACGCAGTGCCTGATATCACCAATGTCCAAGTACAAATCAATACGGAAGCACCCGGATTTTCACCGCTTGAATCTGAACAGCGAATTACTTACCCAGTTGAAACCGCTTTGGCTGGTATTCCAAAACTTTCCTACACAAGATCACTTTCACGTTATGGGCTTTCTCAAGTCACTGTGGTTTTTGAGGAAGGTACTGATCTGTACTTTGCCAGAAACCTCATCAATGAACGGTTGGGGGCCATCAAGAGCGTACTGCCTGCAGGGTTGGAGCCAGAGATGGGCCCTGTGGCCACTGGTCTTGGTGAAATCTTCATGTACACAGTAGAGGCCAAAGAAGGTTTTCTGCAGGAGGATGGGACCCCCATCGACTCAATTGAACTTCGTGAAATTCAGGACTGGATCATCAAACCACAGCTATCACTGGTGCCAGGAGTGACTGAAGTCAACAGTATTGGTGGCTATAACAAACAGTATCATGTGAACCCCAGTCCTGAAAAGATGTTGAGTTATGAGATTTCATTTGAGGACATAAGTGAAGCACTTGAGTTAAACAATTCCAATGTCGGTGCGGGTTATGTTGAAACCAATGGCCAACAAATATTGATCCGGTCACCAGGCCAATTGAAAACCATCGGTGACATTGAAGATGTGGTGGTGAAGAACATTGACCATGCGCCCATTAAAATCAAGGACATTGCTGAAGTCGGTATTGGTAAGGAACTACGCACCGGTGCGGCCACCCAAGGTGGCGAAGAAACAGTGCTGGGTACGGCCATGATGTTGGTTGGTGAAAACTCAAGAGCTGTTGCACAGGCTGTTGCTAAGAAGATCGACGAGATTAAGAGCACTTTACCTGAAGGGGTTGTGATTGATTCTGTTTATGATCGAACCACCTTGGTAGACAAAGCCATATGGACAGTACAAACGAACTTGACGGAAGGGGCTTTATTGGTCATTGTTATTTTGTTTCTGCTTCTGGGTAACTTCAAGGCAGCATTGATCACAGCTGCAGTCATTCCCTTAGCCATGTTAGCCACCATCAGCGGCATGGTTGAGGCTGGTGTTTCAGCCAATTTAATGAGTTTGGGTGCTTTGGACTTTGGTTTGATTGTTGATGGTGCAGTGATCATCATCGAGAACTCCATCAGGAGGCTCTCAGAGGCCCAGAAAGAAAAAGGGCTGTTACCATTGAAAGAAAGGTTGGAGGTTGTTTTCAGTGCAACCAATGAAGTTATCAGGCCCAGTTTGTTTGGTGTGATCATCATTACGGTTGTTTATATTCCGCTGTTTTCCTTAACTGGTGTGGAAGGTAAGATGTTTCACCCAATGGCATCAACCGTGGTGATGGCACTGCTATCTGCTTTGGTGCTTTCATTTACCTTTATCCCTGCAGCGATTGCCATATTTATGAATGGCAAAGTCAGTGAGAAAGAAAGCTTCATCATTCGTGGCGCTAAATCCATATATCAACCCTTGTTAAAAGCAGCCATTAAATTACGTTGGTTGGTTTTGGTTGGTGCCATGGCATTGGTCAGTTTCGCTGGATGGTTAGCAACCACACTGGGTTCTGAATTCATCCCAGAACTTAATGAGGGTGATATAGCCATGCATGCCATGCGGATACCTGGTACAGGATTAGAGCAAGCCATCCAGATGCAAAAAGTATTGGAGGAAAGGATTTTAGAATTTCCACAGGTTGCAAAAGTGTTTGCCAAAATTGGTACACCTGAAGTGGCAACCGATCCTATGCCACCTAATGTTGCGGATAATTTCATTATGCTCAATCCCAGAAACCAGTGGCCAGATCCAACTTTGACCCAAGGTGAACTGGTTGAGCAAATTGAAGCTGCGGTGCGTGAACTTCCGGGTAATAATTATGAATTCACTCAACCCATCCAGATGCGCTTCAATGAACTTATTTCTGGTGTCAGAGCCGATTTGGGCATTAAGGTGTTTGGTGATAACTTGGACCAACTGCTCGAATCAAGCAATGAAATACTTGAAGTCATCGAGCAGATCAATGGTGTAGCTGATGCGAGGGTAGAACAAGTTACAGGCTTACCGATGCTTTCTGTAATACCTGATCGTGTTTCGTTATCACGCTATGGTATCAATGTTGCTGATGTTCAACATGTCATTCAAACCGCTATCGGTGGACAAGGAGCTGGAACCATATATGAAGGGGATAGGCGCTTTGAAATTATGGTTCGATTAGATGAGTCGTTGCGGCGTGATTTGAGTCGCTTATCTGAGCTTCCTGTGCCTTTAAATGATGGTAGTTACGTGCCATTAAGTGAGGTTGCCCAGTTGATCCTGGCACCTGCACCCAATCAGGTCAGTCGTGAAAATGGTAAACGTCGTGTGGTGGTTACTGCCAATGTCAGAGATAGGGACTTAGGTTCTTTTGTTGATGAGGCGAAAACCAAAATTGCATCGATGGTGAAATTACCTGCCGGCTACTGGCTGGATTATGGTGGTACCTTTGAACAATTGGAATCTGCCAGTCAAAGACTTTCTATTGTTGTACCCATCACACTGATCATTATTTTTGGCCTGCTTATTATGGCTTTCAGTTCTATTAAAGATGCATTGATCATTTTTACCGGCGTTCCATTGGCACTTACCGGTGGTGTGATCTCATTGTGGTTAAGGGGCATGCCATTTTCAATTTCAGCAGGAGTTGGCTTCATTGCCTTATCAGGCGTGGCTGTTCTCAATGGTTTAGTGATGCTCTCATTCATCAAAGATTTGTGGGAAAAGACAGGTGACCTATACCATTCGGTGATCAAAGGGGCGATGACACGCTTGCGTCCAGTTCTAATGACTGCACTGGTTGCAAGCTTGGGATTTGTGCCAATGGCCTTGAACACCGGTACTGGGGCTGAAGTTCAGCGACCTTTAGCTACTGTTGTCATTGGCGGCATCATTTCATCCACTATTTTGACGCTGTTTATCTTGCCAATTTTATATAAATTGGTTCACGGGTCGTCTAAGTAAAACGAAAACATACTTGGTTCAGCTCATCATCGTTTTGAGCCAGGTATGAATTTACATTGAATCTATCAAAATAACTCTTGAGACCGTACTTAAGTACGTAGTTTATAATCACTGATCAGAATCAAAAAAGAGACAATCTGATGAGTGACGGTATAGAAACAAATTTTCAAGCGCATGGCTCTTTGAAGCCACCTGGTCCAATTGGTAGACTTGTGAGGTTCTTACTCTCAGGTGGTTGTTTGTATTATGTTTGGCAACTGGTAAGTCTCTGGAGTTTTTGGGTAGACGCTGAAAAACTGTTCTCTAATGCTTCCATATGGGTCCCAATACTTTTTGCTCTGTATTTGGCTCCGTATGTCATCAATATTGGCTGGAGGATCAATACCAAACGGTTGTCTCAATATGTGATTATCTTAGTCAGCGCAGGCCTGATTGCTTTAAGTTATTTCAGTAATCAAAGTATCAACAGTTATGCCCTGAATTTATTCACCATTATCTGGGTAATCTATATATTCACTCATTTAGGCATTTCCTTTTTAGTGGCAGCCATCATCTCAACACCAGGCTGCGAAATGAGGGCATTGCCTCACTTATGGTCTATTATCACCGGACACAAAGTATATGAGCATGTATGCCCAGGACCATTGCATAGAATTGATCTGTGGGAGCAAAAACTCAATGAGCAATAGTCATGGGTTAACCATCGGGAAACTGGCTAAGCAAGCTGGAGTCAATGTAGAAACCATTCGATATTATCAGCGGATAGATTTGATCAATGAGCCTTCCAAACCCATATCAGGGTTTAGAAAATATGATTCCAATTTAGTCAGTACCATAAAATTCATCAAGCGTGCACAACAACTTGGTTTTGTCCTTGCAGAGATCAAGGAACTTTTGAATCTCGGTGAGGGTAATTGTCATGATGTCAAAGAACTGGCGATTGCTAAAAGACAAAAAATCATTCATCAGCTGAAAGATTTAAACGCCATGAAAAAAGAACTGGATGGTTTGATTGATGCCTGTGAAAAAACAGAAGACACCCCAAACTGTGCTCTGATTGACTCTTTAGCAAAATCACCTTGACTCTGGGGCTAGCTACGGAGTTTAAAATCAACCACTTTTATAAAAGAATAAATCCATGATCTCGAACAAAAGAACCATTCTGACAGCGACATTGGCCGCAATAGGAGCCAGTGCTTGTTGTATTGGTCCACTGCTGTTACTTAGTATGGGTATCAGTGGAACATGGATCAGTTCATTAACTGCAATGGAGCCATACAGTCCTATATTTGCTGGGATAACGATTATCTTATTGTGTTGGGCATTTTATAGACTCTACATCACTCCAGAACAATGTGATGATGGCAAACTATGTGCTGACAAGAGGGTTTTGCGAAATCAAAGAGTTATATTCTGGGTTATTTGCTGCATACTAATCAGCATGATTACTTTCCAATATTATGCTGAATATATTATCGATTAAATCATCAGGAGTTTGAAAAAAATGAAGCAACTAAAATTATTATTAAGCATGGCTTCCATCTGCATGTTGCTATTAACAACCAATGCTTTGGCCACCAACCAAGTAGTCAAACTATCGATTGAAAACATGACTTGTAAGATGTGTGATATTACGGTCAGAAAAGCGTTTGAAAAAGTTGATGGAGTCACAGAAGCTACTGTGGATTATGAGACTAAAACCGCACAGGTCACATTCAATCCAGAAAAAACCACTGTAACAAAAATAGAGGAAGCCTCTACAATGGCTGGATATCCGGCAAAATTAATCATAGAGTGAATCCATGCAGTCAGAACCAATCCTTAATTCAACCA
The genomic region above belongs to Marinicella rhabdoformis and contains:
- a CDS encoding class I SAM-dependent methyltransferase; this encodes METKDKNYIKALRFNWLTKYYDQIVSLTTRESFFKKKLIKQSVLSDGDIVLDIGSGTGTLAILIKKDNPETQVFGVDGDENILSIARKKAKDKEVQITFKRGLSFDLPFSENHFDCCFSSLFFHHLSDENKLKSFQEIHRVLKNDGKLHVADWGKPSNFLMRLLFFPIQVLDGFKTTSSNVQGILPLLMEQSGFIEVKIEKEISTMFGTMTLYSASKKG
- a CDS encoding DsbA family protein — protein: MKKIKTTRPFRSRIFIVLTILVASYSAAENVETALGSPDAPVTIIEYGSLTCGYCIKFHKEVMPLIKSRHIDSGHVRFIFRDFPTSKKAIRGAVAARCAGDQYYEILELLFENVGSWFRASKPDSEMIELAITIGLDDERFKACLSDPKNTEAVKEAQRQSTEEYGVIATPTFLINNNVVNGFQDINQMEMIIEHTLEITRKNNSDNNETP
- a CDS encoding TolC family protein, yielding MTYFNKNMPPGVFKWRGANKWLLMVLLISSNQLTAKDINLATAINLMLEQNPSLQIFELRKRSLEGAQYTADLNPEIEMGLEAENFLGSNPYTAFDQSELTVSVSSIIELGGKKGARKNFVSTKYGILDAQRGIKSLDLISELTSSFIGALATQERIKLAEDSVRLSEDIYESVKRKADAGAISDVEVKRSFASLKQAQLTLKAEQSKLERQSVNLSLYWSEKQPRFSQLSGELFDFGKVKDIDVLFKNLEKSNLIQVLTMNQRLAESRLAVVQAESKADVNWSLGVRRFEESNDAALTAGFSIPLFKRKRNKGELMEVEAEIDASRSEQRIALLELYGQVNEFYSLRQAAIEKFNALENEIIPALAHALELTKEAYFDGRYGYLEYSAARADLIQSKKSLIDTAQSILNYGVQLEQITAEPIYTETQQIQGGDS
- a CDS encoding efflux RND transporter periplasmic adaptor subunit, producing MMSILFKSSIVIVFLSFSLMTHASGDLDDHEEQQMVMIDDHIAEKSMIEIAIASSGIINEQLKVYGKTVNDPSQVSHIRARFPGTVVDVNVQIGDAVKVGETLAFVESNESLKKYPIKALMPGVVVARHANPGEMALDQVLFTLANFEKIWVELQVFPGQLNQIISGQEVLVSGSDQTISSTIRHIIPSQDEKPYSTARVLIDNQSRDWTTGLLVSGQVSVRSTQADIVVPSKAIQDIDDESVVFVKTGNTYTAHVVETGRTDGKFTEILSGLHLGDVYVSENSYLIKADLEKSGASHDH
- a CDS encoding efflux RND transporter permease subunit; translation: MIESIIKASINRRWLVMAGVLLLIGAGLWNYQKLPIDAVPDITNVQVQINTEAPGFSPLESEQRITYPVETALAGIPKLSYTRSLSRYGLSQVTVVFEEGTDLYFARNLINERLGAIKSVLPAGLEPEMGPVATGLGEIFMYTVEAKEGFLQEDGTPIDSIELREIQDWIIKPQLSLVPGVTEVNSIGGYNKQYHVNPSPEKMLSYEISFEDISEALELNNSNVGAGYVETNGQQILIRSPGQLKTIGDIEDVVVKNIDHAPIKIKDIAEVGIGKELRTGAATQGGEETVLGTAMMLVGENSRAVAQAVAKKIDEIKSTLPEGVVIDSVYDRTTLVDKAIWTVQTNLTEGALLVIVILFLLLGNFKAALITAAVIPLAMLATISGMVEAGVSANLMSLGALDFGLIVDGAVIIIENSIRRLSEAQKEKGLLPLKERLEVVFSATNEVIRPSLFGVIIITVVYIPLFSLTGVEGKMFHPMASTVVMALLSALVLSFTFIPAAIAIFMNGKVSEKESFIIRGAKSIYQPLLKAAIKLRWLVLVGAMALVSFAGWLATTLGSEFIPELNEGDIAMHAMRIPGTGLEQAIQMQKVLEERILEFPQVAKVFAKIGTPEVATDPMPPNVADNFIMLNPRNQWPDPTLTQGELVEQIEAAVRELPGNNYEFTQPIQMRFNELISGVRADLGIKVFGDNLDQLLESSNEILEVIEQINGVADARVEQVTGLPMLSVIPDRVSLSRYGINVADVQHVIQTAIGGQGAGTIYEGDRRFEIMVRLDESLRRDLSRLSELPVPLNDGSYVPLSEVAQLILAPAPNQVSRENGKRRVVVTANVRDRDLGSFVDEAKTKIASMVKLPAGYWLDYGGTFEQLESASQRLSIVVPITLIIIFGLLIMAFSSIKDALIIFTGVPLALTGGVISLWLRGMPFSISAGVGFIALSGVAVLNGLVMLSFIKDLWEKTGDLYHSVIKGAMTRLRPVLMTALVASLGFVPMALNTGTGAEVQRPLATVVIGGIISSTILTLFILPILYKLVHGSSK
- a CDS encoding MerR family transcriptional regulator; protein product: MSNSHGLTIGKLAKQAGVNVETIRYYQRIDLINEPSKPISGFRKYDSNLVSTIKFIKRAQQLGFVLAEIKELLNLGEGNCHDVKELAIAKRQKIIHQLKDLNAMKKELDGLIDACEKTEDTPNCALIDSLAKSP
- a CDS encoding mercuric transporter MerT family protein, with protein sequence MISNKRTILTATLAAIGASACCIGPLLLLSMGISGTWISSLTAMEPYSPIFAGITIILLCWAFYRLYITPEQCDDGKLCADKRVLRNQRVIFWVICCILISMITFQYYAEYIID
- a CDS encoding cation transporter; translated protein: MKQLKLLLSMASICMLLLTTNALATNQVVKLSIENMTCKMCDITVRKAFEKVDGVTEATVDYETKTAQVTFNPEKTTVTKIEEASTMAGYPAKLIIE